One segment of Amycolatopsis alba DSM 44262 DNA contains the following:
- a CDS encoding molybdopterin oxidoreductase family protein, with amino-acid sequence MPLAASVTTRSVDTHCPYCALQCGMSLDGARVAPRDFPVNAGGLCQKGWTAGELLTSPSRLTTPLIRTDGELLPATWDQALDLVARRLTEIRAAKGADSVAVFGGGGLTNEKAYLLGKFARVALGTSQIDYNGRFCMSSAAAAGIKAFGADRGLPFPVTDLADADAVLLIGANPAETMPPFTQHLRGADLIVVDPRRTPTAELAGLHLQPAPGTDLALAHGILHAVVADSLLDQSYVDERTNGFEALWRSVAAWWPERVEQVTGVSAADQRRVAAKLAAARNAYVLTARGTEQHANGTAMVNAWINLSLALGLPGRKGSGFGCLTGQGNGQGGREHGQKADQLPGYRKIDDPAARKYVAGVWGVPPESLPGPGRSAVELLEALGTEDGPSALMVFGSNLVVSAPRAGNIQAKVSSLDFLVVSDLVLSETAAMADVVLPVTQWAEEDGTMTNLEGRILLRRKAIDPPPGAKTDLYVLSELARRFGQPDGRFPTDAETVFTELRRASKGGVADYSGITYDRLRDGEALYWPVPAESHPGTPRMFLDRFAHPDGRARFVPVDHVGPAEPPDAEFPLQATTGRVLQHYQSGAQTRLVKELNDVVAEAFVEVHPDTAARAGLAEGDLALVRSRRGETVARVRCVPSLRPDLVFLPFHFPGEGRANLLTNPALDPTSRMPEFKVCAVALAPAEVVA; translated from the coding sequence GTGCCGCTCGCCGCTTCTGTCACCACCCGCTCGGTGGACACGCACTGCCCGTACTGCGCCCTGCAGTGCGGGATGAGCCTCGACGGTGCCCGCGTCGCCCCGCGCGACTTCCCGGTCAACGCGGGCGGCCTGTGCCAGAAGGGCTGGACGGCGGGGGAGCTCCTCACCTCGCCTTCCCGTTTGACGACTCCGCTGATCCGCACCGACGGCGAACTCCTGCCCGCGACCTGGGACCAGGCGCTCGACCTCGTCGCGCGGCGGCTGACGGAGATCCGGGCCGCGAAGGGCGCCGACTCGGTCGCCGTCTTCGGCGGCGGCGGGCTGACCAACGAGAAGGCGTACCTGCTCGGCAAGTTCGCCCGTGTCGCGCTGGGCACCTCGCAGATCGACTACAACGGCCGGTTCTGCATGTCGTCGGCGGCCGCCGCCGGGATCAAGGCGTTCGGCGCCGACCGCGGGCTGCCGTTCCCGGTCACGGACCTCGCCGACGCCGACGCCGTCCTGCTGATCGGCGCGAACCCGGCCGAGACGATGCCGCCGTTCACCCAGCACCTGCGCGGCGCGGACCTGATCGTCGTCGACCCGCGCCGCACCCCGACCGCGGAGCTGGCCGGACTGCACCTGCAGCCCGCGCCGGGCACCGACCTCGCTCTTGCGCACGGGATCCTGCATGCCGTCGTCGCCGACAGCCTGCTCGATCAGTCCTATGTGGATGAGCGCACGAACGGCTTCGAGGCGCTGTGGCGGTCGGTCGCGGCGTGGTGGCCGGAACGCGTCGAGCAGGTCACCGGGGTCTCGGCCGCGGACCAGCGTCGCGTCGCCGCCAAACTCGCCGCGGCCCGCAACGCCTACGTCCTCACCGCACGCGGTACTGAACAGCACGCCAACGGCACGGCGATGGTCAACGCCTGGATCAATCTTTCGCTCGCCCTAGGGCTTCCGGGGCGCAAGGGGTCCGGGTTCGGCTGCCTGACCGGGCAGGGCAACGGGCAAGGCGGCCGCGAGCACGGCCAGAAGGCCGACCAGCTGCCCGGCTACCGCAAGATCGACGATCCCGCCGCCCGCAAGTACGTCGCCGGAGTCTGGGGCGTGCCGCCGGAATCCCTGCCGGGGCCTGGCCGCTCGGCCGTCGAGCTACTGGAAGCGCTCGGGACCGAAGACGGGCCGAGCGCGCTGATGGTGTTCGGCAGCAACCTCGTCGTTTCCGCGCCCCGCGCCGGGAACATCCAGGCGAAAGTGTCCTCTTTGGACTTTCTGGTGGTCTCGGACCTGGTCCTTTCGGAGACCGCGGCGATGGCCGACGTCGTCCTGCCGGTCACCCAGTGGGCCGAGGAAGACGGCACGATGACCAACCTCGAAGGCCGGATCCTGCTGCGGCGCAAAGCGATCGACCCGCCGCCGGGTGCGAAGACCGATCTTTACGTGCTTTCCGAACTCGCCCGCCGGTTCGGCCAGCCCGACGGCCGGTTCCCGACCGACGCCGAGACCGTCTTCACCGAGCTCCGCCGGGCGTCCAAGGGCGGCGTCGCCGACTACTCGGGCATCACCTACGACAGGCTCCGCGACGGAGAGGCCCTGTACTGGCCGGTTCCGGCGGAATCGCATCCCGGAACGCCGCGGATGTTCCTCGACCGGTTCGCCCACCCGGACGGCCGCGCGCGGTTCGTCCCGGTGGACCACGTCGGCCCGGCCGAACCGCCCGACGCCGAATTCCCCTTGCAGGCCACCACCGGCCGGGTCTTGCAGCACTACCAGTCCGGGGCGCAGACCCGGCTGGTCAAGGAACTCAACGACGTCGTGGCGGAGGCCTTCGTGGAAGTTCACCCGGACACCGCCGCGCGGGCGGGACTGGCCGAGGGCGACCTCGCGCTCGTGCGGTCCCGGCGCGGGGAGACCGTCGCCCGTGTCCGCTGCGTGCCGTCGCTGCGCCCGGACCTGGTGTTCCTGCCGTTCCACTTCCCTGGTGAGGGCCGGGCGAACCTGCTGACCAACCCGGCGCTCGACCCGACCAGCCGGATGCCCGAGTTCAAGGTGTGCGCGGTCGCGCTCGCCCCGGCCGAGGTCGTCGCGTGA
- a CDS encoding FAD-dependent oxidoreductase, giving the protein MSPRSVVIAGYGMAGARLADEIQRRDPDGERVRLTVVGAEQHTAYNRVLLSSVVAGTMRPDAVRLHDDEWPSRTRADLRRGVAATSIDRAARRVHLDDGSTVDYDSLVLATGANPWMPPVEGLEAGPDVVAFRTLDDCARILEAAKLGAPVAVLGGGLLGLEAARGLAGRGNLVTVVHPMPHIMERQLDAESARVLTRKLEELGVGFRLGVGAARYVSGDGLKLDDGTHVPADLIVVSTGVRPETKLAADAGLTVEGGIVVDDLLRTSDGRIHAIGDCARHPGAFGGLVQPAWEQAAVVADLVTGTKSASRYRGTQAVTRLKARGIDLTALGETTTCADDPTAEVLTFSDPAGCRYGKLVVRENRVAGAILLGLPDAAASITQLYDRGTPVPEDRLAVLLGRALPAGAPSASSPADLPASAVICRCNAVTKGRLVEAWRAGATDVPALAGATRATTGCGGCKDAVGGVAKWLAAQ; this is encoded by the coding sequence GTGAGCCCCCGGTCGGTGGTCATCGCCGGATACGGGATGGCGGGCGCGCGGCTCGCGGACGAGATCCAGCGCCGCGATCCCGATGGCGAGCGCGTGCGGCTCACCGTCGTCGGCGCGGAGCAGCACACCGCCTACAACCGGGTGCTGCTCTCGTCGGTGGTCGCCGGCACCATGCGGCCCGACGCGGTCCGGCTGCACGACGACGAATGGCCGTCCCGCACCCGCGCCGACCTGCGCCGGGGGGTCGCCGCGACGTCGATCGACCGCGCGGCGCGGCGGGTCCATCTCGACGACGGGTCCACTGTGGACTACGACTCGCTCGTACTCGCCACCGGCGCGAACCCGTGGATGCCGCCGGTCGAAGGGCTCGAAGCCGGTCCGGACGTGGTCGCGTTCCGCACCCTCGACGACTGCGCCCGCATTCTCGAAGCCGCCAAACTGGGCGCGCCGGTCGCCGTGCTCGGCGGCGGCCTGCTCGGCCTGGAGGCCGCGCGGGGCCTGGCGGGGCGCGGAAACCTCGTCACCGTCGTACATCCGATGCCGCACATCATGGAACGGCAGCTGGACGCGGAATCGGCGCGGGTGCTGACCAGGAAGCTCGAAGAACTCGGCGTCGGCTTCCGGCTCGGTGTCGGTGCCGCGCGTTATGTCAGTGGCGACGGGCTCAAACTCGACGACGGCACGCACGTGCCCGCCGATCTCATCGTCGTCTCCACGGGCGTCCGGCCCGAGACGAAACTGGCCGCGGACGCCGGGTTGACCGTCGAGGGCGGCATCGTCGTCGACGATCTGCTGCGCACCAGCGACGGCCGGATCCACGCGATCGGCGACTGCGCCCGGCATCCCGGCGCTTTCGGCGGTCTCGTGCAGCCCGCCTGGGAACAGGCCGCCGTTGTCGCGGATCTGGTCACCGGCACGAAATCCGCGTCGCGCTACCGCGGCACCCAGGCGGTCACCCGGCTGAAGGCCCGCGGCATCGATCTCACCGCGCTCGGCGAGACGACGACCTGCGCCGACGATCCGACCGCCGAGGTGCTCACCTTCAGCGACCCGGCGGGCTGCCGCTACGGCAAGCTCGTCGTCCGCGAAAACCGGGTGGCCGGCGCGATCCTGCTCGGCCTGCCCGACGCGGCCGCGTCGATCACCCAGCTCTACGACCGGGGCACGCCGGTGCCCGAAGACCGGCTGGCCGTCCTTTTGGGACGCGCGCTGCCCGCCGGGGCGCCGTCGGCGTCGAGCCCGGCCGATCTGCCCGCGTCGGCGGTCATCTGCCGCTGCAACGCGGTGACCAAGGGGCGGCTCGTCGAGGCCTGGCGCGCCGGCGCCACCGACGTCCCCGCCCTCGCCGGGGCGACCCGCGCGACGACCGGCTGCGGCGGTTGCAAGGACGCCGTCGGCGGGGTCGCGAAATGGCTGGCCGCCCAGTGA
- a CDS encoding nitrate/nitrite transporter: MTARGKRWIEHWDPENERFWEETGKKIARRNLWFSILAEHIGFSVWTLWSVMVLFMGPQYGFSAADKFLLVSTPTLVGAFMRPLYTFAVARFGGRNWTIVSAMLLLAPTILAAIVMEPGTSLGTFLVVAALGGVGGGNFASSMTNINAFYPEKHKGWALGLNAGGGNLGVAAIQLIGLLVIGTVGATAPRLVLAIYLPLIVLAATCAYFFMDNLASMKGDTKAMREVVKDPHTWVMSFLYVGTFGSFIGYSFAFGLVLQNQFGRTPLQAAAVTFLGPLLGSFSRPTGGRLADRIGGGKITFVTFVGMAAATAVLILASTSNSLALFTVAFIVLFVLTGVGNGSTYKMIPAIFRAKAKVAISEGADETLELLKARKLSGALIGLAGAIGALGGLFINLAFRQSFADTKSGVPAFVAFLVFYGLCFTVTWAVYLRKQQTEVASTRGLALAGAEV; the protein is encoded by the coding sequence ATGACCGCTCGCGGTAAACGCTGGATCGAGCACTGGGACCCGGAGAACGAGCGGTTCTGGGAGGAGACCGGCAAGAAGATCGCCCGGCGGAACCTCTGGTTCTCCATCCTCGCCGAGCACATCGGCTTCTCCGTCTGGACACTGTGGTCGGTCATGGTCCTGTTCATGGGACCGCAGTACGGTTTCTCGGCCGCGGACAAGTTCCTGCTCGTCTCGACGCCGACATTGGTCGGCGCGTTCATGCGGCCGTTGTACACCTTCGCCGTCGCGAGGTTCGGCGGCCGGAACTGGACGATCGTCAGTGCGATGCTGTTGCTGGCGCCGACGATCCTCGCCGCGATCGTGATGGAGCCGGGCACTTCGCTCGGCACGTTCCTGGTGGTCGCCGCGCTCGGCGGGGTCGGCGGCGGGAACTTCGCGTCGTCGATGACGAACATCAACGCGTTCTACCCGGAGAAGCACAAGGGCTGGGCGCTCGGGCTCAACGCGGGCGGCGGGAACCTCGGCGTGGCGGCGATCCAGCTGATCGGCCTGCTGGTCATCGGCACCGTCGGCGCGACCGCGCCCCGGCTGGTGCTCGCGATCTACCTCCCGCTGATCGTCCTCGCCGCGACCTGCGCGTACTTCTTCATGGACAACCTCGCCTCGATGAAGGGCGACACCAAGGCGATGCGCGAGGTCGTCAAGGATCCGCACACCTGGGTGATGTCGTTCCTCTACGTCGGCACGTTCGGTTCGTTCATCGGCTACAGCTTCGCTTTCGGCCTGGTGTTGCAGAACCAGTTCGGCCGCACTCCGTTGCAGGCGGCCGCGGTCACGTTCCTCGGACCGCTGCTCGGCTCGTTCTCGCGGCCGACGGGCGGCCGGCTGGCCGACCGGATCGGCGGCGGCAAGATCACCTTCGTGACGTTCGTCGGGATGGCCGCCGCGACCGCGGTGCTGATCCTCGCGTCGACGTCGAACTCGCTGGCGCTGTTCACCGTCGCGTTCATCGTGCTGTTCGTGCTGACCGGCGTCGGCAACGGCTCGACGTACAAGATGATCCCGGCGATCTTCCGCGCCAAGGCGAAGGTCGCGATCAGCGAGGGCGCGGACGAAACCCTCGAATTGCTCAAGGCACGCAAGCTGTCCGGCGCGTTGATCGGGCTGGCCGGGGCGATCGGCGCGCTCGGCGGGCTGTTCATCAACCTGGCCTTCCGCCAGTCGTTCGCGGACACGAAGAGCGGGGTGCCGGCGTTCGTCGCCTTCCTGGTCTTCTACGGCCTGTGCTTCACCGTCACGTGGGCGGTGTACCTGCGCAAACAGCAGACGGAGGTGGCGAGCACCCGAGGTCTGGCGCTCGCCGGAGCGGAGGTCTGA
- the nirB gene encoding nitrite reductase large subunit NirB produces the protein MRKLVVAGHGMVAHRLVEAVRAEDKTGEWEVVVLAEEARPAYDRVALTSYVDTWDPASLALEGADYADDPLVDLRLGDAVASVDRERKVVVTEAGYEQPYDALVLATGSRPFVPPVPGHDLPGCFVYRTIEDLDAIREAAQRPGRGRRSAVVIGGGLLGLEAAKALRDMGLSPHVVEMAPRLMPLQVDEGGGGLLRRLITELDVTVHTGTSTDAIEPDGSRYIAKLGNGTELDVDLVVFSAGIRPRDDLARSSGLEVGARGGILVDDTCRTSDPAVYAIGECAAVDGKVYGIVAPGYAMAEIVAARLTGGEGTFPEPDMSTKLKLMGVDVASFGDAHAATEGALEVAFNDAVAGTYKKLVISDDSKTLLGGVLVGDASEFNTLRAMVGRPLPAGPGAILAPAGGGAAVGVDALPDEAQICSCNAVSKGAITHAITDQGCDSVAKIKGCTRAGTACGSCVPLLGKLLTACGVEQSKALCEHFSQSRAELFQILQATRISTFSEMIDRYGSGTGCAICKPAIASILATLGNGHILAGEQATLQDTNDKFLANLQRNGTYSVVPRIPGGEVTPEKLMVIAQVAMDFGLYTKITGGQRIDLFGATVDQLPLIWRRLVDAGFESGHAYGKSLRTVKSCVGSTWCRYGVQDSVGLAIELELRYRGLRSPHKLKSAVSGCARECAEARSKDFGIIATDKGWNLYVGGNGGATPRHADLLVSEVDTETLIRTIDRFLMFYVRTADRLQRTAPWVEEMEGGLDHLRAVIVDDKLGICEDLDAAMVKHVGDYADEWRGVLEDPEKLAKFSSFVNAPGTPDPTISFRTERDQKVPVLLGIPEVKQ, from the coding sequence ATGCGGAAACTCGTCGTCGCGGGACACGGTATGGTCGCGCACCGGCTCGTGGAAGCGGTGCGCGCGGAGGACAAGACCGGCGAGTGGGAGGTCGTGGTGCTCGCCGAAGAGGCGCGGCCCGCGTACGACCGCGTCGCCCTGACGTCCTATGTGGACACTTGGGATCCCGCGTCGCTCGCTCTCGAAGGCGCGGACTACGCGGACGACCCGCTGGTCGATCTGCGGCTCGGTGACGCGGTCGCGTCGGTGGACCGGGAGCGCAAGGTCGTCGTCACCGAGGCCGGGTACGAGCAGCCGTACGACGCGCTCGTCCTCGCGACCGGTTCGCGGCCGTTCGTCCCGCCGGTGCCGGGACACGACCTTCCCGGCTGCTTCGTCTACCGGACGATCGAGGATCTCGACGCCATCCGGGAAGCCGCGCAGCGACCCGGCCGGGGTCGTCGTTCGGCGGTCGTCATCGGTGGCGGGCTCCTCGGGCTGGAAGCCGCGAAGGCGTTGCGGGACATGGGTCTCTCGCCGCACGTCGTCGAGATGGCGCCGCGACTGATGCCGCTGCAGGTCGACGAGGGTGGCGGCGGCCTGCTGCGACGGCTGATCACCGAACTCGACGTGACCGTCCACACGGGAACGTCGACAGACGCGATCGAGCCGGACGGCTCTCGCTATATCGCGAAACTGGGCAACGGAACCGAGCTGGACGTCGACCTGGTCGTGTTCTCGGCCGGGATCCGGCCGCGAGACGACCTCGCCCGCTCGTCCGGGCTGGAAGTCGGCGCGCGGGGCGGCATCCTGGTCGACGACACCTGCCGGACGTCGGATCCGGCGGTGTACGCGATCGGCGAATGCGCGGCCGTGGACGGCAAGGTGTACGGCATCGTGGCGCCTGGTTACGCGATGGCGGAGATCGTCGCCGCGCGGCTGACCGGCGGCGAAGGCACGTTCCCCGAGCCGGACATGTCGACGAAACTCAAGCTTATGGGTGTCGACGTCGCCAGTTTCGGCGACGCGCACGCGGCGACCGAGGGCGCGCTGGAGGTCGCGTTCAACGACGCCGTCGCCGGGACCTACAAGAAGCTCGTGATCTCGGACGACTCGAAGACGTTGCTCGGTGGGGTGCTGGTCGGGGACGCGAGCGAGTTCAACACGCTGCGCGCGATGGTCGGCAGGCCGCTGCCCGCCGGGCCCGGCGCGATCCTCGCCCCGGCCGGTGGCGGCGCGGCGGTCGGCGTCGACGCGCTGCCCGACGAGGCGCAGATCTGTTCGTGCAACGCGGTTTCCAAGGGCGCGATCACGCACGCGATCACGGATCAGGGATGCGATTCGGTCGCCAAGATCAAGGGCTGCACACGGGCGGGCACGGCGTGCGGATCCTGTGTCCCGCTGCTGGGCAAGCTGCTGACGGCTTGTGGCGTCGAGCAGTCGAAGGCGCTGTGCGAGCACTTCTCGCAGTCTCGCGCGGAGCTGTTCCAGATCCTGCAGGCCACGCGGATCAGCACGTTCAGCGAGATGATCGACCGCTACGGCAGCGGGACCGGCTGCGCGATCTGCAAACCGGCGATCGCGTCCATTCTGGCCACGCTGGGCAACGGGCACATCCTCGCCGGCGAGCAGGCGACTCTGCAGGACACCAACGACAAGTTCCTGGCGAACCTGCAGCGCAACGGGACGTACTCGGTGGTGCCGCGTATCCCCGGCGGCGAGGTCACGCCGGAGAAGCTCATGGTGATCGCGCAGGTGGCGATGGATTTCGGGCTGTACACCAAGATCACCGGCGGACAGCGGATCGACCTGTTCGGCGCGACCGTCGACCAGCTTCCGCTGATCTGGCGGCGGCTCGTCGACGCCGGGTTCGAATCCGGTCACGCGTACGGGAAGTCGTTGCGCACGGTCAAATCGTGTGTCGGGTCGACGTGGTGCCGCTACGGCGTGCAGGACAGCGTCGGGCTCGCGATCGAGCTGGAACTGCGCTATCGCGGCCTGCGTTCGCCGCACAAACTGAAGTCCGCGGTATCGGGCTGCGCGCGGGAATGCGCCGAGGCGCGGAGCAAGGACTTCGGCATCATCGCCACCGACAAGGGCTGGAACCTCTACGTCGGCGGGAACGGCGGCGCGACCCCGCGCCACGCGGATCTGCTGGTGTCCGAAGTGGACACTGAGACGCTGATCCGCACGATCGACCGGTTCCTGATGTTCTACGTCCGCACGGCCGACCGGTTGCAGCGCACCGCGCCGTGGGTCGAGGAGATGGAAGGCGGGCTCGACCACCTGCGCGCGGTGATCGTCGACGACAAGCTCGGCATCTGCGAGGACCTCGACGCGGCGATGGTCAAACACGTCGGTGACTACGCCGACGAATGGCGCGGGGTGCTGGAGGACCCGGAGAAGCTGGCGAAGTTCAGCTCGTTCGTCAACGCGCCGGGCACGCCGGATCCGACGATCTCGTTCCGCACCGAACGCGACCAGAAAGTGCCCGTGCTGCTGGGCATCCCGGAGGTGAAGCAGTGA
- the nirD gene encoding nitrite reductase small subunit NirD: protein MTTSIERTWTAVCAAGAVPEWSGVAALLDDGVQVAIFRLPGGRWHALSNLDPISGAAVLSRGIVGDAGGVPVVASPVYKERFDLRTGECLDAEGVSVAAYAVRVTGGVVEVEASP from the coding sequence GTGACGACCTCGATCGAGCGCACCTGGACCGCCGTCTGCGCGGCCGGCGCCGTCCCCGAATGGTCCGGTGTCGCCGCCCTGCTCGACGACGGCGTGCAGGTGGCGATCTTCCGGCTGCCCGGCGGCCGGTGGCACGCATTGTCCAATCTGGACCCGATCAGCGGTGCCGCGGTGCTCTCGCGGGGGATCGTCGGTGACGCGGGCGGTGTCCCGGTGGTGGCTTCGCCGGTGTACAAGGAACGGTTCGACCTGCGGACCGGCGAATGCCTCGACGCGGAAGGGGTCTCGGTCGCGGCGTACGCGGTGCGGGTGACCGGCGGTGTGGTGGAGGTGGAAGCTTCACCGTGA
- a CDS encoding uroporphyrinogen-III synthase, with protein MTEVLPLAGFAIGITAARRADELGALFVRKGATVRYGPAIRIVPLADDTELRAATRRLLEDRVDAVVATTGIGFRGWVEAAEGWGLGEELLDRLGNSSLHARGPKAKGAIRAAGLSEDYSPASESNAEVLRHLLESGVDGQRIAVQLHGEPLPYFVDSLRAAGADVIEVPVYRWVGPADPGPLDRLLDAVLDGSVDALPFTSAPAVASMLAAARRTGRLPGILRALENRVVVACVGPITAAPLAALGIPTVQPARSRIGALARTVSDTLEARSPRLTAGGRSIELRGQAALVDGQWRDIAPAPMAMLRALAESPGRVFSRRELISALPDGGEEHAVETAIGRLRSSLGAPKLVQTVVKRGYRLAVDR; from the coding sequence GTGACAGAAGTCCTTCCCCTGGCAGGGTTCGCCATCGGGATCACGGCGGCGCGCCGAGCGGACGAGCTCGGCGCGCTGTTCGTGCGTAAGGGCGCGACAGTGCGCTACGGCCCGGCGATCCGCATCGTGCCGCTCGCCGACGACACCGAACTCCGGGCGGCCACCAGGCGCCTGCTGGAAGACCGGGTCGACGCCGTCGTCGCGACGACCGGGATCGGTTTCCGCGGCTGGGTCGAGGCGGCCGAAGGCTGGGGGCTGGGGGAGGAGCTGCTGGACAGACTGGGGAATTCTTCGCTGCACGCGCGTGGCCCGAAGGCCAAGGGCGCGATCCGCGCGGCCGGGCTCTCGGAGGACTACTCGCCCGCGTCGGAGAGTAACGCCGAGGTGCTGCGGCATCTCCTTGAGTCCGGTGTGGATGGTCAGCGGATCGCGGTGCAGTTGCACGGCGAGCCGCTTCCGTACTTTGTGGACAGTCTCCGCGCCGCGGGTGCCGACGTGATCGAGGTGCCGGTGTACCGCTGGGTCGGCCCGGCCGATCCCGGACCGCTCGATCGGCTGCTGGACGCCGTCCTCGACGGCTCGGTGGACGCGCTGCCGTTCACCAGCGCGCCCGCCGTCGCGTCCATGCTGGCCGCGGCGAGGCGGACCGGACGGCTGCCGGGAATCCTGCGCGCGCTGGAAAACCGGGTCGTGGTGGCCTGTGTCGGCCCGATCACCGCGGCGCCGTTGGCCGCACTCGGGATCCCGACGGTCCAGCCGGCGCGGTCGCGGATCGGGGCACTGGCGCGGACGGTGTCCGACACGCTCGAAGCCCGTTCACCGAGGCTGACGGCGGGCGGGCGGAGTATCGAGCTGCGCGGTCAGGCGGCGCTGGTCGACGGGCAGTGGCGCGATATCGCGCCCGCGCCGATGGCCATGCTGCGGGCGCTGGCGGAGTCGCCGGGACGGGTGTTCTCGCGGCGGGAACTGATCTCCGCGCTGCCCGACGGCGGCGAGGAACACGCCGTCGAAACCGCCATCGGGCGTCTGAGGAGTTCCCTGGGCGCCCCGAAACTCGTCCAGACGGTGGTGAAACGGGGCTACCGGCTGGCCGTCGACCGGTGA
- a CDS encoding Kelch repeat-containing protein encodes MSAQTGTQTATSGWAATGDLPWPRQWDGICEGPVLLQDGRVLAAGGGNNRGAVTYAEAALYDQGSGQWTVTGSLATSRRLHTLTVLPNGKVLAAGGFHGHPTISPNALASAELFDPATGTWSPTGSMTTGRSNHNAVLLRDGRVLVMGGATDSPPIESLVIGSAEIYDPATGTWTVVAPMIHARASFPAVLLADGKVLVASGTIETGGDLVGLTFCEIYDPAANTWSQTTPIGTPTPLETGRPRVGAQAVTLPDGTVLLTGGHSGGPVNWNYNPFSFGESERYDPATGKWTDAAPMRIPRDEFRLIRLDSGKILAIGGLEYGGYDAGYQNSEIFDPATGAWGPLIGLTIGRAKFGAVKLADGRVLIAGGAAVLANAGPDANHVLITKTDLFTP; translated from the coding sequence ATGAGCGCACAGACCGGAACACAGACGGCCACGAGCGGCTGGGCGGCCACCGGCGATCTGCCGTGGCCGCGCCAATGGGACGGCATCTGCGAAGGCCCCGTCCTGTTGCAGGACGGGCGGGTCCTCGCCGCGGGCGGCGGCAACAACCGCGGCGCGGTGACCTACGCCGAAGCCGCCCTCTACGACCAGGGCAGTGGTCAGTGGACGGTCACCGGATCGCTCGCGACCAGCCGCCGCCTGCACACACTGACCGTGCTGCCGAACGGGAAGGTGCTCGCGGCTGGCGGCTTCCACGGCCATCCGACGATCTCGCCCAACGCCCTCGCCTCGGCGGAGCTTTTCGACCCGGCCACCGGGACCTGGAGCCCGACCGGGTCGATGACCACCGGCCGCAGCAACCACAACGCGGTCCTGCTGCGGGACGGCCGGGTGCTGGTGATGGGCGGCGCGACCGACAGCCCGCCGATCGAATCGCTCGTCATCGGTTCGGCGGAGATCTACGACCCGGCGACAGGCACATGGACCGTGGTCGCGCCGATGATCCACGCCAGGGCCTCATTCCCCGCCGTCCTGCTGGCGGACGGGAAGGTCCTGGTCGCCTCGGGCACCATCGAAACCGGTGGCGATCTGGTCGGCCTGACGTTCTGCGAGATCTACGACCCGGCCGCGAACACCTGGAGCCAGACCACCCCGATCGGTACACCGACCCCGCTCGAAACTGGGCGGCCGCGCGTCGGCGCGCAGGCGGTCACCCTGCCCGACGGGACGGTCCTGCTCACCGGCGGTCATTCCGGCGGACCGGTGAACTGGAACTACAACCCGTTCAGCTTCGGCGAGTCCGAACGGTACGACCCGGCGACCGGGAAGTGGACCGACGCGGCGCCGATGCGGATCCCGCGCGACGAATTCCGCCTCATCCGGCTGGATTCCGGCAAGATCCTCGCGATCGGCGGGCTCGAATACGGCGGCTACGACGCCGGGTACCAGAACTCGGAGATCTTCGATCCCGCCACCGGTGCCTGGGGTCCGCTGATCGGCCTCACCATCGGCCGGGCCAAGTTCGGCGCGGTCAAGCTCGCCGACGGCCGCGTCCTCATCGCCGGTGGCGCCGCGGTGCTCGCCAACGCGGGCCCGGACGCCAATCACGTCCTCATCACCAAGACCGACCTCTTCACCCCGTGA